From the genome of Ancylothrix sp. D3o:
TAATCGGAAAAAGCTGATTTTCCAGGCGTTGTAACTGATTGATTACCTGCGGAAATTGGCTTTCTACCCCTGTGACACTCTGGTTAGTTGTTTGCAGTTGGGTTTCTAAGTTGATTAGGCGAGCGCTCAATGCTTGAATTTGAGTTTCCCAGGCTGACGATAATACCGGAGAGGACTCGGTTTCAGAAGGTAACTGAAAATTTCCGAACACCTTCTCTATCAATTGAGTTAGCCGCTCGTCATCCACACTTATATCATCAAGTGAGAATTCCTCCGTTGCCTTTAACCATTTGTCCGCCCACTGACGCACCGGCTTTATTTTGATTCCCAGATAGTCAGCTACCTGTTGCTCCTGTTTGCCTTTTGCTATTTCTCGGATAATTAGGACTCCCAGCACTAATTCTGGTGAAAACTGCTGAGAAACTATCTGTTCTAGGATAGAATGCTGTTTTTCAGTTATCACAATTGATTTTTCTTTCGTTTTGCCCATTCCCTGGCTCCCCCAAAAATTATAAAAACATGAACGCAAAAATTCTAAAATACCTCGGACAAAGTGGAAGATTACATGAGCCAAATTAAAATTGGCAGATTTTCGGTTTGATGGCGGCGATGTAGTATTTTCCTCAATGGTGGTCAGTTTAGAGTCTGACAACTGATGATCATTCATTAATTCCCTTAACTCCTGAAACTATTATCTTTCCAATGCTTCTTCGATTGTTATCATTTGGGTTTTAGCCTGACCTCGTTCGATCAAAACATCCACTGCTGATAAATCTAAAGAACTATTGTTCTCAAGAGCATATTGACGAATCCCTTGACTAGCCCCGCCAACTGGCAGTTGCACCGCAGTAAAATGAATGATTCCATTTGCATCTAGATCGAAAATGGCAGCCACAGGGACTTTTTCTTTCTGTGGTGGCAATACTGGTAAGTGCAGTTCACCTAAATAAGTATTTTCTTCCGGATCGTTATTTTCGCCCCGATAAACCTTCATTTGGACTTGCTCTTGATAGGCATCTCGTGTGTATCCCAGTACACCCAATCGGCAGGGATAGGTTGTTTGTCTTGGAATAATTGGTTTGAAAAATAGCTTGTCATTCCCATCACGCATATCTATCCCTAGGGAGTGACCTGTAACCTCGCTGATTTGTGGACACTTACCTGCTGCTAAGTATGCTGCCCCATGAGAAACTACTAATGCAACATGGGAAGCTGTATAGGGATCTTTAATTTCCCGTGCCAGCATTTCTCGGACTGCGGGAGTATGAGTTGAACCGCCAACCAAAATCACTCGGTCAATGTCTAGAGCAGTCAATCCTGCATCTGCCAAAACCGATTTCATAATCGTGATGGTGCGTTCCAACAGAGGATTGATCAGCTTGTTGTATTCGTTTCGGGAAATATTTAATTCCAATGAATGACCGAGACAAGTCGTGAATAAACAAGCATCATAAGCACTTGATAATTCAATCTTGACTTGTTCTGCTAGTTCTTTTAGTTTTGCTAGTTCTGTCTCCTTTTTAGGGTGGCTGTTAAGGTCAATCCCTGACTGAGCCTTGAATTCTTTGCAAGCCCAATCTACGATCGCCTGGTCAAAATCATCACCACCTAACCGAATGTCTCCACCGACGGCTTTGGCTTCAAAGCTATTGTTTTTAACAACTAGGATAGATACATCAAATGTGCCGCCCCCTAAGTCATAAACCATAAGGGTCTGATTTCTGCTAGTATCAATCCCATAGGCGATCGCGGCTGCGGTTGGTTCTGGAATTAAACGAAGAACATTTAACCCTGCTTCTTCTGCGGCTTTCTTTGTCTCTGCTCTCTGTGCTTCATTAAAATAAGCTGGAACCGTAATCACTGCATCCTTAACCTCTTCTCCAAGAGCTTGTTGAGCAACTTTAGCAATTTTCTCTAGGATCAACTTGGCGATATCAGTAGGAGAGAGATATTCTCCTCTTTGCTGATAAAGCTTGTTTATATCTCCCATATAACGCTTAGAAGACGCAACACTTTGTTCTGGATAAAGCAGGAATCTTCTTTTGGCGCTTTTTCCTACCATACAACTGCCATCAGGGTGAAAAGAAACCACAGAAGGCATCAGTTCATCTCCCTCGATTGTCAGGGTTTCTATTTTTCCATTACGCCAGACAGAAACAACAGAGTTGGTGGTTCCTAAATCAATACCAAGTTTATAACTCATTTCAGCATTATTTCCTTGTACTTTTGGTCTAACAATAGGTTGAATGGTTGGCGCAGTTTCCCGTTTACCTGCACGGGCGGACACAATTTCAGGTTTCGGAGCAGATTTGGTTTGAGGAACAGTTTTAGGTTGTTCTTCATTCCGATTTGGTAGAAAGTTATTACGATTTGAAGTTTCTTCTACTTTTTGGCTCGTTTGAACCAAGAATAATACCTCTTCTGCACGGGTTAATGCTACATATTTAAGATTCCATTCTTGCTCTAATTCGTGAGATTTTTGTCCTAACCATTTAAGAGGTAGTTTTTCATAATCTAAAATCATCACTCGTCGATTTTGCAGCCCTTTAGCCCGATGAATCGTGGATAGTATTACCCCAAGACGATCATCACTAAATAATTTTTCTAGTTGATTACAGAGTTGTTCAATAGAATAACAGTCAAATCCTTCGTAGCAAGCAATGATACTTTGACAGCGATCGCGTAAAGATTGAATCTTATCTTCATTGTCTGGATTAGATTGTAGCTTTTCTAATTTTTGCTGCTCCCAATCTTTTACATATATGGGTAACTTAGAATAAGTAAACCCCGAACTGCGAGAAATTTCTTGAGCAATGCTGGTAATAGATGTACCAATATCTCGTCCGCGTACACGCGCCGGGATATTCTTGCTAATTAACTCTATACATAGTTCAACCAATGGTGCGGTAGTTCGAGATAAGATTAAATCTCCTTCTTGGACTATACCAGAAAGTTTATCGAGTTTAATTGTCTCAATATCTCCTTCTGGTGCATCTGGGCGTGGTTCAATATATGGAACAATTTCTCTGGCAAGATTAAGATGGGAAGTTGGACAGCGATAGCAGATAGATAAAGGTAGTTCTTTAGCCCCTGTTTCCTTAATAATTTCATCAACACTATCACAATTAGCACCTGCAAATCCATAAATTGCCTGGTGTTTATCTCCAACAAATAATATCCTTCCTCCTTGCCCACGAGCGCGTAATGCTAATTCTAATTGAGCCTTAGATAAATCTTGAGCTTCATCTACAAAT
Proteins encoded in this window:
- a CDS encoding Hsp70 family protein, whose translation is MTNFKPSQYQQDIFKWIESGSGDGFVQAVAGSGKTTTLVEGAKKLKGSKALFLAFNKSIADYLSEKLPQNMEAKTFHSLGNSCLFKMLGAAQPVDEYKYRNLANKEAQHILNKIKSSVKNRLGEATLYLHENTIAKQLTDLVHFAMVTLTDPSDRNTTLNMIRHFGIDIDFEQPIIFNELLSAATRIIANGEERARNAKIIDFDDMIYLPVQWNLRLPKYDWIFVDEAQDLSKAQLELALRARGQGGRILFVGDKHQAIYGFAGANCDSVDEIIKETGAKELPLSICYRCPTSHLNLAREIVPYIEPRPDAPEGDIETIKLDKLSGIVQEGDLILSRTTAPLVELCIELISKNIPARVRGRDIGTSITSIAQEISRSSGFTYSKLPIYVKDWEQQKLEKLQSNPDNEDKIQSLRDRCQSIIACYEGFDCYSIEQLCNQLEKLFSDDRLGVILSTIHRAKGLQNRRVMILDYEKLPLKWLGQKSHELEQEWNLKYVALTRAEEVLFLVQTSQKVEETSNRNNFLPNRNEEQPKTVPQTKSAPKPEIVSARAGKRETAPTIQPIVRPKVQGNNAEMSYKLGIDLGTTNSVVSVWRNGKIETLTIEGDELMPSVVSFHPDGSCMVGKSAKRRFLLYPEQSVASSKRYMGDINKLYQQRGEYLSPTDIAKLILEKIAKVAQQALGEEVKDAVITVPAYFNEAQRAETKKAAEEAGLNVLRLIPEPTAAAIAYGIDTSRNQTLMVYDLGGGTFDVSILVVKNNSFEAKAVGGDIRLGGDDFDQAIVDWACKEFKAQSGIDLNSHPKKETELAKLKELAEQVKIELSSAYDACLFTTCLGHSLELNISRNEYNKLINPLLERTITIMKSVLADAGLTALDIDRVILVGGSTHTPAVREMLAREIKDPYTASHVALVVSHGAAYLAAGKCPQISEVTGHSLGIDMRDGNDKLFFKPIIPRQTTYPCRLGVLGYTRDAYQEQVQMKVYRGENNDPEENTYLGELHLPVLPPQKEKVPVAAIFDLDANGIIHFTAVQLPVGGASQGIRQYALENNSSLDLSAVDVLIERGQAKTQMITIEEALER